The Desulfurispora thermophila DSM 16022 genome contains a region encoding:
- the rpoN gene encoding RNA polymerase factor sigma-54: MRIGFGLNVEQTQKLIMTPELRQAIAILQLSSLELETYIQQQLQENPLLEISEVEEKDEFVMGREELAVTREQDAAGDKTGDLDWQEYFQDSSDLGIVKIEKNHNEEEYSYENFVSREPTMQEHLHWQLNMTPCDGQLRCIISFLIGNLDGRGYLRISTSEAAAYLGVEPGRVEEALAVLQTFDPPGIGARNLVECLLIQLRQRGQEQGLAGQIVRHYLDDLARGKLMRIAGQLDVPVQEVQRAVDLIRSLEPKPGRNFPSNGDVRYVVPDVVLEKVGGDYIILINDTALPRLTINQTYRSVLNSGRDYDEKTRRYVESKLNAAAWLLRSIEQRRMTLYKVASCLVELQRDFLDYGVKYLKPLNLKKVAEIVGLHESTVSRATSNKYIQTPRGVFEMKYFFSTGLGNTTGTGVSTSAESIKKMLKELVAAEDPRRPYNDQAIAEIFQSRGIKISRRTVAKYRDELGIPPIRMRRRY; this comes from the coding sequence ATGCGGATTGGATTTGGTCTTAATGTGGAGCAGACACAAAAATTAATCATGACGCCGGAATTGCGCCAGGCCATTGCCATCCTGCAGCTTTCCTCCCTGGAACTGGAGACGTACATCCAACAGCAGTTGCAGGAAAACCCTTTGCTGGAAATTAGCGAGGTGGAGGAAAAGGACGAGTTCGTAATGGGACGGGAGGAACTGGCGGTGACCCGGGAACAGGATGCCGCCGGAGACAAAACAGGTGATTTGGACTGGCAAGAGTATTTCCAAGATAGTAGCGATCTTGGAATTGTGAAAATTGAGAAAAATCACAATGAAGAGGAATATTCTTACGAGAACTTTGTCAGCCGGGAGCCCACCATGCAGGAGCACCTGCACTGGCAGCTGAATATGACCCCCTGCGACGGACAGTTGCGCTGCATTATCAGTTTTCTGATCGGCAACCTGGACGGGCGGGGCTACCTGCGCATATCTACGTCGGAGGCGGCGGCTTATCTGGGGGTGGAACCGGGCCGGGTGGAAGAAGCGCTGGCTGTGTTGCAGACTTTCGACCCTCCCGGCATCGGGGCGCGCAACCTGGTGGAGTGTTTGCTGATTCAGCTGCGCCAGCGGGGGCAGGAACAGGGTCTGGCCGGGCAAATTGTACGCCATTATCTGGATGACCTGGCCCGGGGCAAACTGATGCGCATAGCCGGTCAGCTGGACGTGCCGGTGCAGGAAGTGCAGCGGGCGGTGGATTTAATCCGCAGCCTGGAACCCAAGCCGGGGCGCAACTTTCCTTCCAACGGAGATGTACGCTATGTGGTGCCCGATGTGGTGCTGGAAAAGGTGGGGGGCGACTATATCATTTTGATCAATGATACCGCCCTGCCACGGTTGACCATCAACCAGACTTACCGGTCGGTCTTAAATTCCGGGCGAGATTATGACGAAAAGACCCGGCGCTATGTGGAGAGCAAATTGAACGCTGCGGCCTGGCTGTTGCGCAGCATTGAACAGCGCCGCATGACACTTTATAAAGTAGCCAGTTGTCTGGTTGAATTGCAGCGCGATTTTCTGGATTACGGGGTAAAGTACCTCAAACCGCTCAATTTGAAAAAAGTGGCCGAGATTGTGGGACTGCATGAGTCCACCGTCAGCCGGGCCACTTCCAATAAATACATTCAGACGCCCCGGGGCGTCTTCGAAATGAAGTATTTTTTCAGCACCGGTCTGGGTAATACCACGGGGACGGGGGTGTCCACTTCAGCGGAGAGTATCAAGAAGATGCTCAAAGAGCTGGTGGCTGCCGAGGATCCGCGCCGTCCCTACAACGATCAGGCTATTGCCGAAATCTTTCAAAGCCGCGGCATCAAGATTTCCCGCCGCACAGTGGCCAAATACCGCGACGAACTGGGCATCCCGCCCATCCGGATGCGCCGCCGCTACTAG
- the gap gene encoding type I glyceraldehyde-3-phosphate dehydrogenase, producing the protein MAVNIGINGFGRIGRCVLRAALKRDDINVVAINHKSRRLPAGEDYAARLAHTLKYDSIHGKLDLDVYGENDIICIGGKKIKVLAEADPANLPWRELGVDIAVESTGKFNNPEAAAAHLTAGAKKVVLSAPAKGEALTVVMGVNEHMYDPAVHHVVSNASCTTNCLAPLAKVLHENFGIVAGFMTTVHAVTNDQQILDMPHRDMRRGRSGMMSIIPTTTGAAKAVALVLPELKGRLNGFAMRVPTPDVSVVDLTVSLARPVSREEVNGALKEAAATSLRGIMAYSELPLVSTDYIGDSHSCIVDAPLTMVTEEGLVKVVAWYDNEWGYANRVLDLVAYMARRGL; encoded by the coding sequence ATGGCTGTAAACATCGGCATCAATGGTTTTGGACGTATCGGACGCTGCGTACTGCGGGCGGCACTGAAGCGCGATGACATAAATGTGGTGGCCATCAACCACAAATCCCGCCGCCTGCCGGCCGGCGAAGATTACGCCGCCCGGCTGGCCCATACGCTCAAATACGATTCGATACACGGCAAATTGGATCTGGATGTTTATGGCGAAAATGATATAATATGCATTGGTGGAAAGAAGATTAAGGTCCTGGCGGAAGCCGACCCGGCCAATTTGCCCTGGCGGGAACTGGGTGTGGACATTGCTGTGGAGTCCACGGGCAAATTCAACAACCCGGAAGCGGCGGCCGCCCACCTGACGGCGGGGGCTAAAAAGGTGGTGCTGTCGGCCCCGGCCAAAGGCGAGGCGCTGACCGTGGTCATGGGGGTAAACGAGCACATGTATGATCCGGCCGTGCATCATGTGGTCTCCAACGCCTCCTGTACCACCAACTGTTTGGCGCCTCTGGCCAAAGTGCTGCACGAGAATTTCGGCATAGTGGCCGGGTTTATGACCACTGTGCACGCGGTGACCAATGACCAGCAGATTCTGGATATGCCGCACCGCGACATGCGCCGGGGCCGCTCGGGCATGATGAGCATCATTCCCACCACCACCGGGGCGGCCAAAGCAGTAGCCCTGGTGTTGCCCGAACTGAAAGGGCGTTTAAACGGCTTTGCCATGCGCGTGCCCACGCCCGATGTGAGCGTGGTGGATCTGACTGTCAGTTTGGCCCGGCCGGTCAGCCGGGAGGAAGTGAACGGCGCCTTGAAAGAAGCTGCCGCCACCAGCCTGCGCGGCATTATGGCCTACAGCGAACTGCCGCTGGTTTCCACCGACTACATTGGTGACAGTCACAGCTGTATTGTGGATGCTCCCCTGACTATGGTGACCGAGGAGGGACTGGTAAAAGTTGTGGCCTGGTACGACAACGAATGGGGTTATGCCAACCGGGTGCTGGATCTGGTGGCATACATGGCCCGGCGTGGTTTGTAG
- a CDS encoding phosphoglycerate kinase yields the protein MAKKTLHDVDFSGKRVLVRVDFNVPRDPEGRITDDTRIRAALPTIEYLVNQQAKVILASHLGRPKGKVDERYRLDAVARRLEELLRCKVYKVDDCVGPEPQAAIEKMQPGEVLLLENVRFYPEEEKNDEVFARRLASLADVFVNDAFGAAHRAHASTVGVTRYLPAVAGFLLARELEMLGRVLENPGRPLVAILGGAKVSDKIGVINNLLGKVDTLIIGGGMANTFLAARGYNMGKSLLEADKVELARQQLQRATEQGVRVLLPVDLVVAETAQPDVTTRVVPVENVPAEYMALDIGPRSAEIFRQAVLEARTVVWNGPMGVFEMKPFAAGTFAVARALADSAALTVVGGGDSVAAVEKAGVADKISHISTGGGASLEFLEGKELPGVAALQDK from the coding sequence ATGGCCAAGAAGACGCTGCACGATGTGGACTTTTCCGGCAAGCGGGTACTGGTACGGGTGGACTTCAACGTACCCCGCGATCCCGAGGGCAGGATCACCGACGACACCCGTATCCGGGCTGCCCTGCCCACCATTGAGTACCTGGTGAACCAGCAGGCCAAAGTGATCCTGGCTTCCCACCTGGGACGGCCCAAGGGCAAGGTGGACGAGCGTTACCGCCTGGATGCCGTGGCCCGGAGGCTGGAGGAACTTCTGAGGTGCAAAGTTTATAAAGTGGACGATTGTGTGGGTCCTGAACCCCAGGCCGCCATTGAAAAAATGCAACCGGGAGAAGTGCTGCTGCTGGAAAATGTCCGCTTCTATCCGGAAGAGGAGAAAAATGACGAGGTTTTCGCCCGCCGCCTGGCTTCCCTGGCCGATGTGTTTGTCAATGACGCCTTCGGGGCGGCGCACCGGGCCCACGCTTCCACCGTGGGCGTGACCCGCTATCTGCCGGCGGTGGCCGGCTTCCTGCTGGCCAGGGAGCTGGAAATGCTGGGCCGCGTGCTGGAAAACCCCGGCCGCCCCCTGGTGGCCATCCTGGGTGGGGCCAAGGTCAGTGACAAGATCGGTGTGATTAACAACCTGCTGGGCAAAGTGGACACCCTGATTATCGGCGGAGGGATGGCCAACACCTTCCTGGCCGCCCGGGGCTACAATATGGGCAAATCGCTGCTGGAAGCCGACAAGGTGGAACTGGCCCGCCAGCAGTTGCAGCGGGCGACAGAGCAAGGGGTACGGGTGCTTTTGCCGGTGGATCTGGTGGTGGCCGAAACGGCGCAACCGGATGTGACCACCCGCGTGGTGCCGGTGGAGAACGTGCCGGCCGAGTATATGGCCCTGGACATCGGCCCGCGCAGTGCGGAAATTTTCCGCCAGGCCGTGCTGGAAGCCCGCACGGTGGTCTGGAACGGCCCCATGGGCGTCTTTGAAATGAAGCCCTTTGCCGCCGGTACCTTTGCCGTGGCCCGCGCTCTGGCCGACAGCGCCGCCCTGACCGTGGTGGGCGGCGGTGATTCGGTGGCCGCGGTGGAAAAAGCGGGTGTGGCGGATAAGATCAGCCACATCTCCACCGGCGGCGGGGCTTCGCTGGAGTTCCTGGAAGGCAAAGAACTGCCCGGTGTGGCCGCGCTGCAGGATAAGTGA
- the tpiA gene encoding triose-phosphate isomerase, translated as MRIPLIAGNWKMHNTAARTRELLGALLHELGDYSGPAEVAVCPPFTSLAAAAECLQNTSLVLGAQNMHYEEKGAYTGEISPLMLAELGCRYVILGHSERRQYFGEDDALVSRKVQAALRYGLVPILCVGELLEQRQARVTEAVIRIQLAGGLAGLTPQQVAGLVIAYEPVWAIGTGRTASPADAQQVNAYIRQVVAEFFGDAAAQAVRILYGGSVNAGNAAELLGQADVDGALVGGASLDAAGFAAIVRAAR; from the coding sequence ATGCGCATACCACTTATTGCCGGCAACTGGAAAATGCACAATACCGCGGCCCGCACCCGGGAACTGCTGGGAGCGCTGCTCCATGAGCTGGGCGACTACAGCGGACCGGCCGAGGTGGCCGTCTGCCCGCCCTTTACCAGCCTGGCCGCGGCGGCGGAATGTCTGCAGAACACCTCCCTGGTGCTGGGAGCGCAAAATATGCACTATGAGGAAAAAGGGGCCTACACGGGGGAAATATCCCCGCTTATGTTGGCCGAGCTGGGCTGCCGCTACGTCATCCTGGGCCATTCCGAGCGGCGGCAATACTTTGGCGAGGACGATGCCCTGGTAAGCCGCAAGGTGCAGGCTGCTCTGCGTTACGGTTTGGTGCCCATTCTTTGCGTGGGCGAGCTCTTAGAGCAGCGCCAGGCCCGGGTCACCGAGGCGGTGATCCGCATCCAGCTGGCCGGCGGCCTGGCCGGACTGACGCCGCAGCAGGTGGCCGGCCTGGTGATCGCCTACGAGCCGGTCTGGGCCATCGGTACGGGGCGCACGGCTTCGCCGGCCGACGCCCAGCAGGTGAATGCCTATATCCGGCAGGTGGTGGCCGAGTTCTTTGGTGACGCGGCGGCGCAGGCGGTGCGCATCCTGTACGGGGGCAGTGTGAATGCGGGCAATGCGGCCGAACTGCTGGGGCAGGCCGATGTGGACGGCGCCCTGGTGGGCGGGGCCAGCCTGGACGCGGCCGGCTTCGCGGCCATTGTCCGGGCGGCGCGTTAA
- the gpmI gene encoding 2,3-bisphosphoglycerate-independent phosphoglycerate mutase, translating into MPAKQGPLVLVILDGWGLRNDTHGNAIKLARTPHMDSYYQQYPWTSLVCSGEDVGLPAGQMGNSEVGHLNIGAGRIVYQELTRISREIRQGGFFRNDVLLGAVNHARLFGGALHLMGLLSDGGVHSHIEHLLALIDLAKQQGLSKVYVHCFLDGRDVPPSSALEYMNTLTAHLQKTGTGRVATVMGRYYAMDRDKRWERTERAYRAMVLGEGRKALSGQAAISEAYKRGETDEFVQPTVIEQPDGSLATVREGDAVIFFNFRPDRARQITRAFVDGDFTGFGRPQHPKVHFVCMTQYDKTIDAPIAFKPQQIVNTLGEVLARHGLWQLRLAETEKYAHVTFFFNGGVEAPNPKEERVLIPSPKVATYDLKPEMSAYEVTDEFLRRLAEDKYSVIIMNYANADMVGHTGVLPAAIQAIEAVDRCLGRVVPAVLEKQGTVIITADHGNADQMLDEQDHPQTAHTTNQVPFILIGERYRGRRLRPGGRLEDIAPTMLEILGLEQPAEMTGESLLLEE; encoded by the coding sequence TTGCCAGCAAAACAAGGCCCCCTGGTCCTGGTCATCCTGGACGGCTGGGGGCTCCGCAACGACACCCACGGCAACGCCATCAAACTGGCCCGCACCCCCCACATGGACAGCTATTACCAGCAGTACCCCTGGACCAGCCTGGTCTGCAGCGGCGAAGACGTGGGCCTGCCGGCCGGCCAGATGGGCAACTCGGAAGTGGGCCACCTGAACATTGGGGCCGGGCGCATCGTCTACCAGGAACTCACCCGCATCAGCCGGGAAATCCGCCAGGGCGGCTTCTTCCGCAATGATGTGCTGCTGGGCGCCGTGAATCACGCCCGCTTATTCGGAGGTGCCCTGCACCTGATGGGCCTTTTGTCGGACGGCGGTGTGCACAGCCACATCGAGCATTTGCTGGCCCTGATCGACCTGGCCAAACAGCAGGGCTTGAGCAAGGTCTATGTGCACTGTTTCCTGGACGGGCGCGACGTACCGCCCAGCAGTGCCCTGGAATATATGAACACTCTGACGGCCCACCTGCAAAAAACCGGCACCGGCCGGGTGGCCACCGTCATGGGCCGCTACTACGCCATGGATCGCGACAAGCGCTGGGAGCGCACGGAAAGGGCCTACCGGGCCATGGTGCTGGGCGAGGGGCGCAAGGCGCTCTCCGGACAGGCGGCCATCAGTGAGGCCTACAAACGGGGCGAAACCGACGAGTTTGTCCAGCCCACCGTGATTGAGCAGCCGGACGGCAGTTTGGCCACGGTGCGCGAAGGAGATGCGGTGATCTTTTTCAACTTCCGCCCCGACCGGGCCAGGCAGATCACCCGTGCCTTTGTGGACGGCGACTTCACCGGCTTTGGGCGGCCACAGCACCCCAAAGTGCACTTTGTTTGCATGACCCAGTACGACAAGACCATTGATGCGCCCATAGCCTTTAAACCGCAGCAGATAGTCAACACGCTGGGCGAGGTGCTGGCCCGGCACGGTCTGTGGCAACTGCGCCTGGCCGAGACCGAAAAATACGCCCATGTGACCTTTTTCTTCAACGGTGGCGTGGAAGCCCCCAACCCGAAGGAGGAGCGGGTGCTCATTCCTTCCCCCAAAGTGGCTACATATGATTTGAAGCCCGAGATGAGCGCCTACGAGGTGACCGATGAGTTTTTGCGCCGCCTGGCCGAGGACAAGTACAGCGTGATCATTATGAACTACGCCAACGCCGATATGGTGGGGCATACCGGTGTCCTGCCGGCGGCCATCCAGGCCATTGAAGCGGTGGACCGGTGTTTGGGCCGGGTGGTGCCGGCGGTGCTGGAAAAACAGGGCACCGTGATCATCACCGCCGACCACGGCAATGCCGACCAGATGCTGGACGAGCAGGATCATCCCCAGACGGCGCACACCACCAACCAGGTGCCATTTATCCTGATAGGTGAGCGCTACCGGGGGCGGCGCCTGCGCCCGGGCGGGCGGCTGGAGGATATTGCCCCTACCATGCTGGAAATACTGGGGTTGGAGCAGCCGGCCGAGATGACGGGGGAGAGCTTGCTATTGGAAGAGTAA
- the eno gene encoding phosphopyruvate hydratase produces the protein MSTTIMDVFAREILDSRGNPTVEVDVILEDGTIGRAAVPSGASTGAFEAVELRDGDAGRFLGKGVQQAVENVNSVIGPEILGFDATEQIVLDRALIELDGTPNKGKLGANAILGVSLAAAKAAAAAVGLPLYQYIGGAYAHQLPVPMMNILNGGKHADNNVDIQEFMIMPVGAASFAEALRMGAEVFHTLKKVLHKKGLSTSVGDEGGFAPNLSSNEEALAVIVEAIKQAGYEPGRDIALALDVAATELFQDGAYLLEGQRRSAAQMVDYYAALVEKYPVVSIEDGLAEEDWEGWRVLTQKLGRQVQLVGDDLFVTNTERLARGIKEGIANSILIKVNQIGTLTETLAAIEMAKRAGYTAIVSHRSGETEDTTIADLVVATNAGLIKTGAPSRTDRVAKYNQLLRIEEELGEAAVYPGRAALYCLR, from the coding sequence ATGTCCACAACGATCATGGATGTTTTCGCCAGGGAGATTCTGGACTCGCGGGGCAACCCGACCGTGGAAGTGGATGTAATCCTGGAAGACGGCACCATTGGCCGGGCGGCCGTGCCCTCGGGCGCTTCCACCGGAGCCTTTGAAGCGGTGGAACTGCGTGACGGGGATGCCGGGCGCTTTTTGGGCAAAGGCGTACAGCAGGCGGTGGAAAACGTCAACAGCGTAATTGGCCCCGAGATCCTGGGCTTTGATGCCACCGAACAAATTGTACTGGACCGCGCTCTAATTGAACTGGACGGCACACCCAACAAGGGCAAACTGGGCGCCAACGCCATCCTGGGTGTTTCCCTGGCCGCGGCCAAAGCTGCCGCTGCTGCGGTTGGACTGCCGCTCTACCAGTACATCGGTGGGGCCTACGCTCACCAGTTGCCCGTGCCCATGATGAACATTTTAAACGGCGGCAAGCACGCCGACAACAATGTGGACATTCAAGAATTCATGATCATGCCGGTGGGGGCGGCCAGTTTTGCCGAAGCGCTGCGCATGGGGGCCGAGGTTTTCCACACGCTGAAAAAGGTGCTGCACAAGAAAGGTCTGAGCACCTCGGTGGGGGATGAGGGTGGTTTCGCTCCCAACCTGTCTTCCAACGAAGAGGCGCTGGCGGTGATTGTGGAAGCCATCAAACAGGCCGGCTATGAGCCGGGCCGGGATATTGCCCTGGCTCTGGATGTGGCCGCCACCGAGCTTTTCCAGGATGGCGCCTATTTGCTGGAAGGGCAGCGGCGCAGCGCGGCGCAAATGGTGGATTACTATGCAGCGCTGGTGGAGAAATACCCCGTTGTCTCCATTGAAGACGGGCTGGCCGAGGAAGACTGGGAAGGCTGGAGGGTTTTGACCCAGAAACTGGGCCGGCAGGTACAGCTGGTGGGTGACGACCTGTTTGTAACCAACACCGAGCGCCTGGCCCGCGGTATCAAGGAGGGCATTGCCAATTCCATTTTGATTAAAGTAAACCAGATCGGTACCCTCACCGAAACCCTGGCCGCCATAGAGATGGCCAAAAGGGCGGGCTACACGGCCATTGTCAGCCACCGCTCGGGCGAAACCGAGGATACCACCATTGCCGATCTGGTGGTAGCGACCAATGCGGGCCTGATCAAGACCGGCGCGCCCTCCCGCACCGACCGGGTGGCCAAGTACAACCAGTTGCTGCGCATTGAGGAGGAACTGGGCGAGGCGGCCGTATATCCCGGCCGGGCGGCGCTGTACTGCCTCCGGTAA
- the secG gene encoding preprotein translocase subunit SecG, whose amino-acid sequence MLKGVITALHVLIAMGLIAVVLLQSGRSAGLGAIAGGAEAIFGKKKGLDELLAKLTVLTGVLFAVTSLLLGLWH is encoded by the coding sequence GTGCTAAAGGGTGTGATCACAGCCCTGCATGTGCTGATCGCCATGGGCCTGATTGCCGTGGTGCTGCTGCAGTCCGGGCGCAGCGCCGGCTTAGGGGCCATTGCCGGCGGTGCGGAAGCCATTTTTGGCAAGAAAAAGGGGCTGGACGAGCTTTTGGCCAAACTGACGGTGCTCACCGGGGTGTTGTTTGCCGTCACATCACTGCTGCTTGGTTTGTGGCACTGA
- a CDS encoding sodium-translocating pyrophosphatase: MTLAYYAAAAGAFALLFALFTLSQVLKESMGTEKMKQISEAVQEGAMAYMNRQYKTLIPFALIIFVLLWAAKYFVVQQPGSHLPVGGASAISFLVGAVCSAIAGYLGMNSTTKSNARTAEAARSHGLGKALQVSFRAGAVMGLSVAGLGLLGVSVLFIIFKTPLIINSFAFGASAIAFFARVGGGIYTKAADVGADLVGKVEAGIPEDDPRNPATIADNVGDNVGDTAGMGADLFESYAATTIAAMLIGNTLFGFEGVIFPLLVGAIGIIAAIIGTFTVRTSEDGNPQAALNVGLWTTNILTAIGTYFLASNIFADTSKFGGVGFGVFLAVVSGLIVNVAVGYLTEYYTSNNKPPAIKIAEASKSGPATNVIHGLAVGMESVFIPMLVFAGAIYFAFWAVSSYAPADKGVLWAIYGIAMAAMGMLSTAGMVVAMDSFGPVADNAGGIAEMAELPKEVREKTDKLDAVGNTTAAIAKGFAIGSAALTALALFSAYVDGVKHKFGLEEFVVNLTEPMVLVGVFIGGAVPFLVGARTMRAVGEAAFDMVAEVRRQFREIPGIMEGTGKPDYARCVDIATRAAIGKMIFPGIVAVVVPILVGFGLGAKALAGFLGGLTTVGVLLALFLANAGGAWDNAKKYIEAGNLGGKKSDPHKAAVIGDTVGDPCKDTSGPAMNPLIKVAGTISLILGPLLTRL, from the coding sequence ATGACGCTGGCCTATTATGCGGCCGCGGCCGGTGCCTTCGCCCTGCTGTTCGCCTTGTTCACCCTTTCCCAGGTGCTCAAGGAAAGCATGGGTACGGAAAAAATGAAGCAAATTTCCGAGGCTGTACAGGAAGGCGCCATGGCCTACATGAACCGCCAGTACAAGACACTGATTCCCTTTGCACTGATCATTTTCGTCTTGCTCTGGGCGGCCAAGTATTTTGTAGTTCAGCAGCCCGGTTCTCACCTGCCGGTGGGTGGTGCATCGGCTATTTCCTTCCTGGTGGGTGCTGTTTGCTCCGCCATCGCCGGTTACCTGGGCATGAACAGTACCACCAAGTCCAACGCCCGCACGGCGGAAGCGGCACGTAGCCACGGCCTGGGCAAGGCGCTGCAGGTTTCCTTCCGCGCCGGTGCCGTGATGGGCCTGTCCGTGGCCGGTCTGGGTCTGCTGGGTGTTTCGGTGCTGTTCATCATCTTCAAGACCCCGCTGATCATCAACAGCTTTGCCTTCGGTGCGTCGGCCATTGCCTTCTTCGCCCGGGTCGGCGGCGGTATCTACACCAAGGCTGCCGACGTGGGTGCCGACCTGGTGGGTAAAGTGGAAGCCGGTATTCCCGAGGACGACCCGCGCAACCCGGCCACCATCGCCGACAACGTGGGCGACAACGTGGGCGACACCGCCGGGATGGGCGCCGACCTGTTCGAGTCCTATGCCGCTACCACTATTGCGGCCATGCTGATTGGTAACACCCTCTTTGGTTTTGAGGGCGTGATCTTCCCGCTGCTGGTGGGTGCTATCGGCATTATCGCCGCTATTATCGGTACCTTCACCGTGCGGACCAGTGAGGACGGCAACCCGCAGGCCGCTCTGAACGTGGGCCTGTGGACCACCAACATTTTGACTGCTATTGGTACTTATTTCCTGGCCAGCAACATTTTCGCCGACACCAGCAAGTTCGGTGGTGTGGGCTTCGGTGTGTTCCTGGCTGTGGTTTCCGGTCTGATTGTTAACGTGGCGGTTGGTTATCTTACTGAATATTACACCTCCAACAACAAGCCCCCGGCTATCAAGATTGCCGAGGCTTCCAAGTCCGGTCCGGCTACCAACGTGATTCACGGTCTGGCTGTGGGTATGGAGTCTGTCTTCATTCCCATGCTGGTGTTTGCCGGCGCCATTTACTTCGCCTTCTGGGCTGTATCTTCCTATGCCCCGGCGGATAAGGGTGTGCTCTGGGCCATTTACGGTATTGCCATGGCGGCCATGGGTATGCTCTCCACGGCCGGTATGGTGGTGGCCATGGACTCCTTCGGTCCGGTGGCCGACAACGCCGGCGGTATCGCCGAAATGGCCGAACTGCCCAAGGAAGTGCGGGAAAAAACCGACAAACTGGACGCTGTGGGCAACACCACCGCGGCCATTGCCAAAGGCTTTGCCATTGGTTCCGCCGCGCTGACCGCTCTGGCCCTGTTCAGCGCTTATGTGGATGGGGTAAAGCACAAGTTTGGTCTGGAAGAGTTTGTGGTTAACCTGACCGAACCTATGGTGCTGGTGGGCGTGTTCATTGGTGGCGCCGTGCCCTTCCTGGTGGGTGCTCGCACCATGCGCGCCGTGGGTGAAGCCGCCTTTGACATGGTGGCCGAGGTGCGCCGCCAGTTCCGGGAAATCCCCGGTATTATGGAAGGTACCGGCAAACCCGACTACGCCCGTTGCGTGGACATTGCCACCCGCGCCGCTATCGGCAAGATGATCTTCCCCGGTATCGTAGCTGTTGTAGTGCCCATTTTGGTGGGCTTCGGCCTGGGTGCCAAGGCGCTGGCCGGCTTCCTGGGCGGTTTGACCACCGTGGGTGTGTTGCTGGCCCTCTTCCTGGCCAACGCCGGTGGGGCCTGGGACAACGCCAAGAAATACATCGAGGCCGGTAACCTGGGCGGCAAGAAGAGCGATCCGCACAAAGCGGCCGTTATTGGCGACACGGTGGGTGACCCCTGCAAGGATACCTCCGGTCCGGCCATGAACCCGCTGATCAAAGTGGCCGGTACCATCTCCCTGATCCTTGGTCCACTGCTCACCAGACTATAA
- a CDS encoding HD-GYP domain-containing protein, whose amino-acid sequence MLHYQQQIVDKVNQQAGSVFDPHLVRLFNHLARRESLWLDMTGYFMSELLQQEIKRWPLQVSIQGLLALGEIFSAVVDAKSPFTHRHSRLVAAVASRLAGLLGFAEYEVQQIRLAGLLHDLGKLSVPESILEKPDKLTEAEFAVIKQHTYYTYHILNQIPQLERIRDWAAFHHEKLDGNGYPFKVDAGRLDIGCRLMAVADVFAALVEDRPYRPGMPVEKALDILHLNARAGQLDRHVVAVAGHHADELARLAGQIGFLPTEN is encoded by the coding sequence GTGCTGCATTACCAGCAGCAAATTGTGGACAAAGTTAACCAGCAGGCCGGCAGCGTTTTCGACCCGCATCTGGTGCGCCTTTTTAACCACCTGGCCCGCCGGGAGAGCCTCTGGCTGGATATGACCGGTTATTTCATGAGTGAACTGTTGCAACAGGAGATCAAACGCTGGCCGCTGCAGGTGAGCATCCAGGGGCTGTTGGCCCTGGGCGAGATTTTCAGCGCGGTGGTGGACGCCAAAAGCCCCTTTACCCACCGCCACTCCCGCCTGGTGGCGGCAGTGGCGTCCCGGTTGGCCGGCCTGTTGGGCTTTGCGGAGTATGAAGTGCAGCAAATCCGCCTGGCCGGCCTGCTGCACGATCTGGGCAAGCTGAGCGTGCCCGAGTCCATTCTGGAAAAGCCGGACAAGCTGACCGAAGCCGAGTTTGCCGTGATTAAGCAGCACACCTATTATACCTACCACATTTTGAATCAGATTCCCCAGCTGGAGCGCATCCGGGATTGGGCCGCTTTTCACCACGAAAAACTGGACGGCAACGGTTATCCCTTCAAGGTGGACGCCGGGCGGTTGGATATTGGATGCCGCCTGATGGCTGTGGCCGATGTCTTTGCCGCTCTGGTGGAAGACCGTCCCTACCGGCCAGGGATGCCGGTGGAAAAAGCGCTGGATATTCTACACCTCAATGCCCGGGCCGGGCAACTGGATCGCCATGTGGTGGCTGTGGCCGGGCACCATGCGGATGAACTGGCGCGGCTCGCCGGGCAGATCGGGTTTTTGCCAACGGAAAATTAA